A stretch of Physeter macrocephalus isolate SW-GA chromosome 1, ASM283717v5, whole genome shotgun sequence DNA encodes these proteins:
- the PFN2 gene encoding profilin-2 isoform X5, with protein sequence MAGWQSYVDNLMCDGCCQEAAIVGYCDAKYVWAATAGGVFQSITPVEIDMIVGKDREGFFTNGLTLGAKKCSVIRDSLYVDGDCTMDIRTKSQGGEPTYNVAVGRAGRALVIVMGKEGVHGGTLNKKAYELALYLRRYPNITIWSVSSLFFIGPIFICSLSFYMKLHYCGLGCLVMNFFHMYSVPYYC encoded by the exons ATGGCCGGTTGGCAGAGCTACGTGGATAACCTGATGTGCGATGGCTGCTGCCAGGAGGCCGCCATTGTCGGCTACTGCGACGCCAAATACGTCTGGGCAGCCACAGCCGGGGGCGTCTTCCAGAGCATTACG CCAGTAGAAATAGATATGATTGTAGGAAAAGACCGGGAAGGTTTCTTTACCAATGGTTTGACTCTTGGCGCAAAGAAGTGCTCAGTGATCAGAGATAGCCTATACGTGGATGGTGACTGCACAATGGACATCCGGACAAAGAGTCAAGGTGGGGAGCCAACATACAACGTTGCCGTCGGCAGAGCTGGTAGAG CATTGGTTATAGTCATGGGAAAGGAAGGTGTCCACGGAGGCACACTTAACAAGAAAGCGTATGAACTCGCTTTATACCTGAGGA GGTATCCCAACATAACCATCTGGAGTGTGTCCAGTCTGTTCTTCATAGGACCAATTTTTATTTGCAGCTTGAGTTTTTATATGAAGTTGCATTATTGTGGACTTGGCTGTCTTGTGatgaatttttttcatatgtattctGTGCCatactattgttaa
- the PFN2 gene encoding profilin-2 isoform X1 produces MAGWQSYVDNLMCDGCCQEAAIVGYCDAKYVWAATAGGVFQSITPVEIDMIVGKDREGFFTNGLTLGAKKCSVIRDSLYVDGDCTMDIRTKSQGGEPTYNVAVGRAGRDTSRCLPFRGCTAVYCKGCIIIARRKIPSTSQNCDDKMR; encoded by the exons ATGGCCGGTTGGCAGAGCTACGTGGATAACCTGATGTGCGATGGCTGCTGCCAGGAGGCCGCCATTGTCGGCTACTGCGACGCCAAATACGTCTGGGCAGCCACAGCCGGGGGCGTCTTCCAGAGCATTACG CCAGTAGAAATAGATATGATTGTAGGAAAAGACCGGGAAGGTTTCTTTACCAATGGTTTGACTCTTGGCGCAAAGAAGTGCTCAGTGATCAGAGATAGCCTATACGTGGATGGTGACTGCACAATGGACATCCGGACAAAGAGTCAAGGTGGGGAGCCAACATACAACGTTGCCGTCGGCAGAGCTGGTAGAG ATACATCGAGATGTTTACCTTTTCGAGGCTGTACAGCAGTCTACTGTAAGGGATGTATCATAATTGCAAGAAG AAAGATTCCATCTACCTCGCAGAATTGTGAcgataaaatgagataa
- the PFN2 gene encoding profilin-2 isoform X4 encodes MAGWQSYVDNLMCDGCCQEAAIVGYCDAKYVWAATAGGVFQSITPVEIDMIVGKDREGFFTNGLTLGAKKCSVIRDSLYVDGDCTMDIRTKSQGGEPTYNVAVGRAGRDTSRCLPFRGCTAVYCKGCIIIARRSGSCFKFKFRNLKF; translated from the exons ATGGCCGGTTGGCAGAGCTACGTGGATAACCTGATGTGCGATGGCTGCTGCCAGGAGGCCGCCATTGTCGGCTACTGCGACGCCAAATACGTCTGGGCAGCCACAGCCGGGGGCGTCTTCCAGAGCATTACG CCAGTAGAAATAGATATGATTGTAGGAAAAGACCGGGAAGGTTTCTTTACCAATGGTTTGACTCTTGGCGCAAAGAAGTGCTCAGTGATCAGAGATAGCCTATACGTGGATGGTGACTGCACAATGGACATCCGGACAAAGAGTCAAGGTGGGGAGCCAACATACAACGTTGCCGTCGGCAGAGCTGGTAGAG ATACATCGAGATGTTTACCTTTTCGAGGCTGTACAGCAGTCTACTGTAAGGGATGTATCATAATTGCAAGAAG aTCAGGGAGCTGCTTCAAGTTCAAGTTCAGGAACctgaagttttaa
- the PFN2 gene encoding profilin-2 isoform X2: protein MAGWQSYVDNLMCDGCCQEAAIVGYCDAKYVWAATAGGVFQSITPVEIDMIVGKDREGFFTNGLTLGAKKCSVIRDSLYVDGDCTMDIRTKSQGGEPTYNVAVGRAGRVLVFVMGKEGVHGGGLNKKAYSMAKYLRDSGF from the exons ATGGCCGGTTGGCAGAGCTACGTGGATAACCTGATGTGCGATGGCTGCTGCCAGGAGGCCGCCATTGTCGGCTACTGCGACGCCAAATACGTCTGGGCAGCCACAGCCGGGGGCGTCTTCCAGAGCATTACG CCAGTAGAAATAGATATGATTGTAGGAAAAGACCGGGAAGGTTTCTTTACCAATGGTTTGACTCTTGGCGCAAAGAAGTGCTCAGTGATCAGAGATAGCCTATACGTGGATGGTGACTGCACAATGGACATCCGGACAAAGAGTCAAGGTGGGGAGCCAACATACAACGTTGCCGTCGGCAGAGCTGGTAGAG tcttggTCTTTGTAATGGGAAAAGAAGGGGTCCATGGAGGCGGATTGAATAAGAAGGCATACTCAATGGCAAAATACTTGAGAGACTCTGGGTTCTAG
- the PFN2 gene encoding profilin-2 isoform X3 — MAGWQSYVDNLMCDGCCQEAAIVGYCDAKYVWAATAGGVFQSITPVEIDMIVGKDREGFFTNGLTLGAKKCSVIRDSLYVDGDCTMDIRTKSQGGEPTYNVAVGRAGRALVIVMGKEGVHGGTLNKKAYELALYLRRSDV, encoded by the exons ATGGCCGGTTGGCAGAGCTACGTGGATAACCTGATGTGCGATGGCTGCTGCCAGGAGGCCGCCATTGTCGGCTACTGCGACGCCAAATACGTCTGGGCAGCCACAGCCGGGGGCGTCTTCCAGAGCATTACG CCAGTAGAAATAGATATGATTGTAGGAAAAGACCGGGAAGGTTTCTTTACCAATGGTTTGACTCTTGGCGCAAAGAAGTGCTCAGTGATCAGAGATAGCCTATACGTGGATGGTGACTGCACAATGGACATCCGGACAAAGAGTCAAGGTGGGGAGCCAACATACAACGTTGCCGTCGGCAGAGCTGGTAGAG CATTGGTTATAGTCATGGGAAAGGAAGGTGTCCACGGAGGCACACTTAACAAGAAAGCGTATGAACTCGCTTTATACCTGAGGAGGTCTGATGTGTAA